From a region of the Corallococcus coralloides DSM 2259 genome:
- a CDS encoding flotillin family protein has protein sequence MDPISLAAIVGGGIIILFGIFVSVAKFYRQVDQGKVLIVNTMKVEPTVTFTGAVVLPIVHRAEVMDISLKTVEIDRRGKEGLICQDNIRADIKVTFFVRVNKTREDVLKVAQSIGCARASDQETLENLFEAKFSEALKTVGKSFNFEQLYTKRDEIKDKVVETIGRDLNGYMLEDCAIDFLEQTPVEMLDKDNILDAQGIRKITQLTTEQNVFTNELRQSERMAVTKRNVEADEAIFALERQREEAAAKQRREIDSIQARETAEADRVKSEEFAKAQLARIKAEEEIAINEENKQRQVQVAQKNRERVVGVESERVEKDRALEAINRERETELQRIAKEKALESEKKAIADVVRARIAVEKTVAQEEENIKDLRVTSDAKRTKDAIIITAQAHAEEASVKDVTAAEASAKISVFLAKEKLTLAEADLEAADKQAKAKMRLAEGIQAESAAAGLASVRVREADAVATEKLGMAQVRVKEAEASVIEKQGQAQASAVREKLLAEAAGAEQKGLAHARVQEAEATAIHKRGEAEAFATREKQLAEAAAIQEKLMAEARGLSEKAAAMKALDGVGREHEEYRLRLQKERDVEMAAINVRKEVAQAQATVLAQAFTNAKFQIVGGDGKFFENFVKAVSFGSSVDGALDHGESLKKALGGYLNGEKDLPADLKEILSKPGLSNDAQNLAVAALLNRMSVSPTETTAAGIKALVQSEAAALAQKQQG, from the coding sequence ATGGATCCCATCAGCCTGGCAGCAATCGTCGGCGGCGGCATCATCATCCTCTTCGGCATCTTCGTCAGCGTGGCCAAGTTCTACCGCCAGGTGGATCAGGGCAAGGTGCTCATCGTCAACACCATGAAGGTCGAGCCCACGGTCACCTTCACCGGCGCCGTGGTGCTGCCCATCGTCCACCGCGCGGAGGTGATGGACATCTCGCTGAAGACGGTTGAAATCGACCGCCGCGGCAAGGAAGGCCTCATCTGCCAGGACAACATCCGCGCGGACATCAAGGTCACCTTCTTCGTGCGCGTGAACAAGACGCGTGAAGACGTGCTCAAGGTGGCCCAGTCCATCGGCTGCGCGCGCGCCTCCGACCAGGAGACGCTGGAGAACCTCTTCGAGGCCAAGTTCTCCGAGGCCCTCAAGACCGTCGGCAAGTCCTTCAACTTCGAGCAGCTCTACACCAAGCGCGACGAGATCAAGGACAAGGTCGTCGAGACCATTGGCCGCGACCTCAACGGCTACATGCTGGAGGACTGCGCCATCGACTTCCTCGAGCAGACCCCGGTGGAGATGCTCGACAAGGACAACATCCTGGACGCCCAGGGCATCCGGAAGATCACCCAGCTCACCACCGAGCAGAACGTCTTCACCAACGAGCTGCGTCAGTCCGAGCGCATGGCGGTGACCAAGCGCAACGTGGAAGCGGACGAGGCCATCTTCGCCCTCGAGCGTCAGCGCGAGGAGGCGGCCGCCAAGCAGCGCCGCGAGATCGACAGCATCCAGGCGCGTGAGACGGCCGAGGCCGACCGCGTGAAGAGTGAGGAGTTCGCCAAGGCGCAGCTGGCGCGCATCAAGGCGGAAGAAGAGATCGCCATCAACGAGGAGAACAAGCAGCGCCAGGTGCAGGTGGCCCAGAAGAACCGCGAGCGCGTGGTGGGCGTGGAGTCCGAGCGCGTGGAGAAGGACCGCGCCCTGGAGGCCATCAACCGCGAGCGTGAGACGGAGCTGCAGCGCATCGCGAAGGAGAAGGCGCTGGAGTCGGAGAAGAAGGCCATCGCCGACGTCGTCCGCGCCCGCATCGCGGTGGAGAAGACCGTCGCCCAGGAAGAGGAGAACATCAAGGACCTGCGCGTGACGTCGGATGCCAAGCGCACCAAGGACGCCATCATCATCACCGCCCAGGCGCACGCCGAAGAGGCGTCCGTGAAGGACGTCACGGCCGCGGAAGCGAGCGCGAAGATCTCCGTGTTCCTCGCCAAGGAGAAGCTGACCCTGGCCGAGGCCGACCTGGAGGCCGCGGACAAGCAGGCCAAGGCGAAGATGCGGCTGGCCGAAGGCATCCAGGCCGAGTCCGCCGCGGCGGGCCTGGCCAGCGTGCGCGTGCGTGAAGCGGACGCGGTCGCCACGGAGAAGCTGGGCATGGCGCAGGTTCGCGTGAAGGAGGCCGAGGCCTCCGTCATCGAGAAGCAGGGCCAGGCGCAGGCGTCCGCGGTGCGCGAGAAGCTGCTCGCCGAGGCCGCTGGCGCGGAGCAGAAGGGTCTGGCCCACGCCCGCGTGCAGGAGGCCGAGGCCACCGCCATCCACAAGCGCGGCGAGGCGGAAGCGTTCGCCACGCGCGAGAAGCAGCTGGCCGAGGCCGCCGCCATCCAGGAGAAGCTGATGGCCGAGGCCCGGGGCCTGTCGGAGAAGGCCGCCGCGATGAAGGCCCTGGACGGCGTGGGCCGCGAGCACGAGGAGTACCGCCTGCGCCTCCAGAAGGAGCGCGACGTGGAGATGGCCGCCATCAACGTCCGCAAGGAGGTCGCCCAGGCCCAGGCCACGGTCCTGGCCCAGGCCTTCACCAACGCGAAGTTCCAGATCGTCGGCGGCGACGGGAAGTTCTTCGAGAACTTCGTCAAGGCCGTGTCCTTCGGCAGCTCGGTGGACGGCGCGCTGGACCACGGCGAGTCGCTGAAGAAGGCGCTCGGCGGCTACCTCAACGGTGAGAAGGACCTGCCGGCGGACCTGAAGGAGATCCTCTCCAAGCCGGGCCTCAGCAACGACGCGCAGAACCTGGCCGTCGCGGCGCTGCTCAACCGCATGTCGGTGAGCCCCACGGAGACCACCGCCGCCGGCATCAAGGCGCTGGTGCAGTCGGAAGCCGCGGCCCTCGCGCAGAAGCAGCAGGGCTGA
- a CDS encoding DNA topoisomerase IB, with amino-acid sequence MTQLERLRQDGHRRLGTMKRGFRYVDAQGRAVSQAERERIDALRLPPAWTDVAISPKASARLQAVGRDGAGRWQYRYSEAHTQKQRDAKYQRIVGFAQALPKMRRQVSKDLRKRGLGRERVLAGMLRILGTCFIRPGSERYAEEHGSFGLATLRARHVKVHGDTVVFDYPGKSGVRQHRELKDRRVATLVRQLLKVPGRDVFKFVVDDGAVVDVRRRHINEYIQQVMGPGYSAKDFRTWAGTLICACALARARERVKEDGDGGPVKKTVLKKSMVAAVREASEQLGNTPAVAKASYIYPSVLVLFERGQVVDRYFKSVDELAASSGEGMHCSEKALLHMLGKTKLSAKQASV; translated from the coding sequence ATGACCCAGCTGGAGCGGCTGCGGCAGGACGGCCACCGGCGGCTGGGGACGATGAAGCGAGGCTTCCGCTACGTGGACGCTCAGGGCCGGGCGGTGTCGCAAGCGGAGCGGGAGCGCATCGACGCGCTGCGCCTGCCGCCCGCCTGGACGGACGTGGCCATCTCGCCCAAGGCCTCCGCGCGCCTTCAAGCGGTGGGGAGGGACGGGGCGGGCCGCTGGCAGTACCGCTACAGCGAGGCGCACACGCAGAAGCAGCGGGATGCGAAGTATCAGCGCATCGTGGGCTTCGCGCAGGCGCTGCCGAAGATGCGGCGCCAGGTGAGCAAGGATTTGCGCAAGCGGGGTCTGGGCCGGGAGCGGGTGCTCGCGGGGATGCTGCGCATCCTGGGCACCTGCTTCATCCGCCCTGGCAGCGAGCGCTACGCGGAGGAGCACGGCAGCTTCGGGCTGGCCACGCTGCGGGCGCGGCACGTGAAGGTGCATGGCGACACGGTGGTGTTCGACTACCCGGGCAAGTCCGGTGTGCGGCAGCACCGCGAGCTGAAGGACCGGCGCGTGGCGACGCTCGTGCGGCAGTTGTTGAAGGTGCCCGGGCGAGATGTCTTCAAGTTCGTGGTCGACGACGGCGCGGTGGTGGACGTGCGGCGCCGGCACATCAACGAGTACATCCAGCAGGTGATGGGCCCCGGCTACAGCGCGAAGGACTTCCGCACCTGGGCGGGCACGCTCATCTGCGCCTGCGCGCTGGCGAGGGCCCGAGAGCGCGTGAAGGAGGACGGGGACGGCGGTCCGGTGAAGAAGACCGTGCTCAAGAAGAGCATGGTGGCCGCGGTGCGCGAGGCCTCCGAGCAGCTGGGCAACACGCCCGCGGTGGCGAAGGCGTCGTACATCTACCCGTCCGTGCTCGTCCTCTTCGAGCGGGGCCAGGTGGTCGACCGCTACTTCAAGTCCGTGGACGAGCTGGCGGCGAGCTCGGGCGAAGGCATGCACTGCTCGGAGAAGGCGCTGCTGCACATGCTGGGCAAGACGAAGCTCAGCGCGAAGCAGGCGTCCGTGTAA